The stretch of DNA TCAATTTTTCCTGCACGCCGACACTGCCGCGTGGCGTGACAAGCTGCGCCGCATTGACAAAACGGCCGTCGGCTTTGAGCACGGGCCCAGAACCGACCAGGATATGCACGCCGAATTTGCGCGCGAGATCGACATGGAGCGCAACGCGGGCATCCGCCAGTTCTGCAACCTTATGCAGCGTAGCCTGCAGGTCGCCGTAGATGTCGGGACCGAAGGCCGCCGTTTGCTCGATGGCCGCATACTCAGGGAAGATCAAAAGCGTTGCACCCGTTGCCGCTCCGGTTTCGACCCAGGAGGCGATCTTCTCCTCCCACTCTGCCAATGTCTTGGGCTCGCCAATGGGATATTGGGCTGCTGCAACTTTCAGCGTTATGTTTTCGGGCATCGGATGCAACCTGGTCTTTTCAGTGCGTGCAAGTGTCAATTGTTGATGATGGCGCGAGCGACTAAAGCGCTTTCATCCAGAACTGCATACGGTGGACCGTCTCTTCGTTCTGATCGACGTCCTTCCAATTGTACGTGGCGAGGAGCCCTTCCACGGGTGCATAGCCTCGCTTTGTCCAGAAGCCGTCGAGCGGAAGGTAGTCTTTCGGCTTCAGCGGATGATCGTGGGGGCGCACGACGCGGCAGAATGTCGAATGCGTAAAACCACCAAGTTTGCGGGCTTGCGCCTCACGATGATCGAAGAACGCGTGGCCGAGACCGAAGCCGCGGTGGGATGTCAGCAATACGCTTTCACCGCAATAGAAAATCTTCGAGATGTCGTAGCCGGCCTTTTTGAAGGGCTCTCCGAACTCGTCAGCGTGCTCAATCATCGGCGCCCCAGTCGAAGCGCCGACGATCGTGTCGCCATCGCGGGCGACGACACAGACCGCGCCCTTTGCAGCGGCGAACTTGGCCAGGTACTCCTCCTCGTAGGCGAGCGTGCCATCGTACAGGTAGGGCCAGTCGCGGAATACCACGATCCTGAGCCGCGCCAGATCAGGCAGTACTGCCTTGATCGCCTCGCCTGTGAGGCTGTCAACGCTGATATTCTTGGCTTCGGGCTTCGTTGACATCAGGCAACCTGGGCGAGCCAGTCAGTCAGATTGTAGTAGGTGGTGACGCGCGCGATTTTTCCATCGCGGATCGCGAAGAATGTACCCGCCGGTAACACGTACTTCTGTCCGTTGGCAGGCGGCAGACCTTCATCGGTGTTCTTATAAATGCCGTGCACGTTGAACTCTGCGGACGCACGCGAGGCGTCTTTCGACACCATCACGACGATGTCCTTCAGCTCTTCCTTGTAGTTGTGCGTCATGCGGGCATTGAAGGCGCGGAACTTGT from Hyphomicrobiaceae bacterium encodes:
- a CDS encoding ketosteroid isomerase-related protein, whose amino-acid sequence is MKPTEVTPETPAESAARAEAAALIRDYYAAFNRGDTDGMLKYLTEDVIHDINQGERRQGKDKFRAFNARMTHNYKEELKDIVVMVSKDASRASAEFNVHGIYKNTDEGLPPANGQKYVLPAGTFFAIRDGKIARVTTYYNLTDWLAQVA
- a CDS encoding GNAT family N-acetyltransferase; this encodes MSTKPEAKNISVDSLTGEAIKAVLPDLARLRIVVFRDWPYLYDGTLAYEEEYLAKFAAAKGAVCVVARDGDTIVGASTGAPMIEHADEFGEPFKKAGYDISKIFYCGESVLLTSHRGFGLGHAFFDHREAQARKLGGFTHSTFCRVVRPHDHPLKPKDYLPLDGFWTKRGYAPVEGLLATYNWKDVDQNEETVHRMQFWMKAL